The Paenibacillus mucilaginosus 3016 genome includes the window AAGACGAAATTGCGCAGGAAGCGTTCGATTACAGCTTGCGGATTGTGATGGAGCAATTCTTGAAGGCTGCCGAAGAAGCGGAGACGGCGATAGACAAGATTATGGCGGTATGCGCGGTATACGAAGATCCTGTCAACCATTCTCCGATCGAGGGTGGCTGTCCTTTGCTCAACACGGCGGTGGAGGCGGATGACGGATATCTCCCTCTCAGAGAGAAAGCGGCCGCCGCGCATGGTCAATTCACAGCGTTTCTTCAAAGCATATTAGACAAGGGGATCACCAATGGGGAGCTGTCGTCAGGTCTCAATACAGAAGCTGTCGCATCATTCGTGGTTTCTTCGTTGGAAGGCGGGGTCATGGCAAGCCGACTAACCCGGGATAACAAGCACGTCGGGTTCGTGTTTCAACAGATTAAACTTGTCCTTTCGACTTATCAAAACGGTGCCACCTTCAGATAAGGTGACAAGCCATTTCCTTTATCCGAAAAAAATGGGCTATAGGCAAGTTACCTAGAACAGGTTTCTGCAATATGTTATCTGTATAAGCGAAAGGGGGGGGAGTGAGCTTGGGGAGACGAATAAAACATACTTCACGTGACGTGGATGCATTAGCGAAGCTTATGTTGGCGGAAGCGATTGGTGAAGGCGCCTTAGGGATGAACATGGTGGGAACCGTTGTGGCCAATCGGGTCGAGGCTGACTGTGATCCAGACTTCAGAGCGCTGCGTGAAATTAACCATGCGATTTATCAAACCATACCTGGAACCGGAATTCCTCACTTTGAGCCAGTCTTAAATGGAACATTGTACACACAACGTCCCAGAGAAGAAGACCTCCAGAGAGCCAGGAATTTGTTGCATGGTTACAGGGATCCGCGAGCCAGGATGAGCTTATGGTTTTTTAACCCGAGCCCGGGAAAGAGATGGAGAGCGCCATGTTCTCCCACGATGCCAAGATCCCCTATGACAAGGTTCGTTTACGCACACAGGAATCATTGTTTCTATGTCGGTGTACCTGGCTATTGTCCAGAGTTTTATAGATAATGATTAAGGAGCTGAATTTTCCTATGGCTTGTGGATACTACAGTTTTTATCCGACGAATAATTATTCTGGTTTTTATCCAGAATCCATCATGCGGAACAATCTCACTCAAGGCTTCCCCGCGACTATGCATTCTGGACCCGCGTATGCCCAACCCGTGGTCCCGATGGGGACGGGGCAGCAGTTTCCGACGGGTGTAGTGGAAGAATCATTTATCGAAAATATCATTCGCTTCAATAAAGGCAAGGTCGCTACGTTCTACTTCACTTACCAAGGTAACGACCAGTGGAACGCCAGAGTGTACCGCGGTCGCATAGAAACGGCTGGTCGTGACCACATCATCATCAGCGACCCGGACAGCCTGCCATCCAGCCCCAAGGGTAAACGTCACCTGCTGCTGATGGCAAATCTGGACTGGATAGAATTTGATGAAGAAGTGATCTATCCTCTTCCGGAGCAGCCTAAAGTCCCCCTGATGACATCGGTGTGAGTAACGAAAAAATCGACTTGTCCCAAAGGATCGATCCGACTAATGGATCGATCCTTTTATTATACTTTTGTTATCTGATGCCCGT containing:
- a CDS encoding TetR/AcrR family transcriptional regulator, coding for MRKGERTRQHIIEKSAGLFNQKGYAGSSIQDIIEVTGLTKGGVYRTFSSKDEIAQEAFDYSLRIVMEQFLKAAEEAETAIDKIMAVCAVYEDPVNHSPIEGGCPLLNTAVEADDGYLPLREKAAAAHGQFTAFLQSILDKGITNGELSSGLNTEAVASFVVSSLEGGVMASRLTRDNKHVGFVFQQIKLVLSTYQNGATFR
- a CDS encoding cell wall hydrolase; its protein translation is MLAEAIGEGALGMNMVGTVVANRVEADCDPDFRALREINHAIYQTIPGTGIPHFEPVLNGTLYTQRPREEDLQRARNLLHGYRDPRARMSLWFFNPSPGKRWRAPCSPTMPRSPMTRFVYAHRNHCFYVGVPGYCPEFYR
- the gerQ gene encoding spore coat protein GerQ, giving the protein MIKELNFPMACGYYSFYPTNNYSGFYPESIMRNNLTQGFPATMHSGPAYAQPVVPMGTGQQFPTGVVEESFIENIIRFNKGKVATFYFTYQGNDQWNARVYRGRIETAGRDHIIISDPDSLPSSPKGKRHLLLMANLDWIEFDEEVIYPLPEQPKVPLMTSV